Within Alphaproteobacteria bacterium, the genomic segment CTGCTTCGCAAAACATGATGGGATTTCGACCCGACATTACTTTACAAGTCGGTCGCATAGCTAGTGTGCGTTTATCCGAACATCCACGACCATTGCGGCTGTGTTACAGCGGCTCTACCATGCGCGTTAAAGGCGAAGGCAGGGAGCGCGCCCGTCAATGGCGTCAGGCAGGTATAGAGCTTATTGGCGCGCAAGATCCACGAGCTGACGCCGAAGTTATCGCGGTTTCGGCCCATAGTGTTGCGTCGCTGGGCATCAATGATCTGGTGGTAGATATCAATTTTCCGGGCTTGGTGAAATTGGTGTTGCAGGCCTCGGATATTCCTGCCCATCAGCATGGCGAAATAGAAAGTGCAGTAGAGTGTAAAGACGCCGGATGGATTAAGGATGCTGATTTACATAGCTACGCTGCCGATTTAGGCGCTTTGATGGATGCAGCAGGTGAGGCAGATGCTGGCATGCAGGCACTTAAAGCGGTAAATCTGCCTCAGCAGGGGCGCGATCAAGTCAATTATGTGCAGGCGGTAATAGAGCATTTGCGTAATTTGGATGTTCCGGTAGAAATCACCATTGATCCGGTAGAAAATAAAGGATTTGAGTATCATTCGTTGGTAAGTTTCAGCCTTTTTTCACGGGCAGCACAAAGTGAGCTTGGTCGCGGTGGTCGCTATAGTATTTGTGTAGGTAGCGCCGAAGAAGCAGCAACGGGTATGACATTATATGTCAACACATTGATGCAGGCAGTGCCACACCAACCGCTGCTTAAAAAAATACTGGTGGATGGGAACATAGCAACAAAAACCTGTACGGAGCTTCATGCACAAGGTTTTATTACCATTCGTGCAATCGGCGACAAAGTGTCTACTAAAGCCGCGCATCGCTTGGGTTGTACCCATATATTGCAAAATAACGCCCCTGTGGCATTAACTGACAGCGCATAATTTAACGCATCTGAAATAGGATTTATCATGGCAAACGTAGTTGTAATTGGCTCACAATGGGGCGATGAAGGCAAAGGCAAGATTGTAGACTGGCTTTCTGAACGCGCTGATGTGGTGGTGCGCTTTCAAGGTGGACACAATGCAGGGCATACGCTGGTTATTGATGGCGTTACGTACAAGCTTAGCCTGTTGCCATCTGGTGTGGTGCGCAAAGATAAACTTAGCGTCATAGGTAATGGCGTGGTGGTAGACCCATTTGCTTTGTTCGAAGAAATTGAAACAGTTAAAAAACTGGGAGTAGAAATTTCCCCAGCCAATCTTAAAATTGCAGAAAATGCAGTGTTGATTCTGCCTGTGCATCGTATGGTAGATCAGGCAAATGAAACCATACGTGGCGGCGGGAAAATTGGTACTACTGGTCGTGGTATTGGCCCTGCATATGAAGACAAAATAGCTCGCCGCGCCATTCGTATTTGTGATTTGGCGGATGAAGAGGTGTTAGAAGATAAACTGGAGCATTTATTACGCCACCACAATAGCTTGTTAGAGAGCTTTGGCGTACCCACCGCTGATAAAACTGAAATTCTGAATCAGCTTAAAGAAATTTCGCCTAAGTTGTTGCCTTATATCACCCCTGTTTGGCGTTTGCTGGATGGTATGCGTAGCAAGGGTGAGCGTATTTTATTCGAAGGGGCGCAAGGGGCAATGCTGGATGTGGATCATGGCACGTATCCTTTTGTTACTTCCTCCAACACACTCGGCGGCGCGGCTGCGGTTGGCTCTGGCATGGGGCCTCATGGGCTGGGCTATGTGTTGGGTATTACTAAGGCATATACTACCCGTGTTGGAAGCGGGCCGTTTCCTACAGAACTGGAAGATGAAATCGGACAGTTGCTAGGTGAGCGTGGCCGCGAGTTTGGCACAGTAACAGGGCGCAAGCGCCGCTGCGGATGGTTTGATGCCGTAATGGTGCGCCAAACCACCAAAATAGCAGGCATACGTGGCATCGCCCTTACCAAGCTTGATGTGCTGGACGGCATGGACACACTGAAAATTTGTGTGGGTTATACCTATAATGGTAAAGAATATGACTATTTTCCGGCATCCATGAAGGCACAAGCAGAAATACAGCCCATATATGAAGAAATCGAAGGCTGGAAAGAAAGTACATTTGGTGCGCGTAGCTGGGCAGAGCTGCCCGCGCAGGCAATCAAATACATACGCCGCATTGAAGAGTTAATCGAATGTCCGGTGGCCATGTTATCAACTAGCCCCAACCGAGAAGACACTATTTTGGTGCAAGACCCGTTTGCCAATTAATAAAACTATGAACTACAAGATGCAGTAGTAATCCCGATTAGGCTTGCAACATCTAGCCTGATAGGGCTTAATATGGTAAATGTCACCAATAGCTTAGTTTGCATTTTGTGGAGCCCATGGCCGATACACAGGAAAATTCATCAAGTAATGCCCTTTCTGCTTCGGCAAACGAAGAAGATAAATCCTACGCGCCTGAAATGTCTACAGCCTCCGCCGAGGAGGCCGATACTAAAGATAAAGAATCC encodes:
- a CDS encoding ATP phosphoribosyltransferase regulatory subunit, with translation MTHIAPSLLPTGLYDLLPPNAGHERFVSGKLVEAFECFGYEQVAPPLMEFEASLLAGRGAEALSSQTFRVMDPASQNMMGFRPDITLQVGRIASVRLSEHPRPLRLCYSGSTMRVKGEGRERARQWRQAGIELIGAQDPRADAEVIAVSAHSVASLGINDLVVDINFPGLVKLVLQASDIPAHQHGEIESAVECKDAGWIKDADLHSYAADLGALMDAAGEADAGMQALKAVNLPQQGRDQVNYVQAVIEHLRNLDVPVEITIDPVENKGFEYHSLVSFSLFSRAAQSELGRGGRYSICVGSAEEAATGMTLYVNTLMQAVPHQPLLKKILVDGNIATKTCTELHAQGFITIRAIGDKVSTKAAHRLGCTHILQNNAPVALTDSA
- a CDS encoding adenylosuccinate synthase; translation: MANVVVIGSQWGDEGKGKIVDWLSERADVVVRFQGGHNAGHTLVIDGVTYKLSLLPSGVVRKDKLSVIGNGVVVDPFALFEEIETVKKLGVEISPANLKIAENAVLILPVHRMVDQANETIRGGGKIGTTGRGIGPAYEDKIARRAIRICDLADEEVLEDKLEHLLRHHNSLLESFGVPTADKTEILNQLKEISPKLLPYITPVWRLLDGMRSKGERILFEGAQGAMLDVDHGTYPFVTSSNTLGGAAAVGSGMGPHGLGYVLGITKAYTTRVGSGPFPTELEDEIGQLLGERGREFGTVTGRKRRCGWFDAVMVRQTTKIAGIRGIALTKLDVLDGMDTLKICVGYTYNGKEYDYFPASMKAQAEIQPIYEEIEGWKESTFGARSWAELPAQAIKYIRRIEELIECPVAMLSTSPNREDTILVQDPFAN